One genomic region from Nostoc sp. C052 encodes:
- a CDS encoding EVE domain-containing protein → MASAILSRCRGLQPAMQRTWLLAMEYRERKSGDKAGICAIAEIIESPKIIVNPPDIGYWIDTSRIGVKPCAKIRFTSKLLEKPLLRENLKQDPVLKNISVIRQPNATNYKITQQEWQRVHELKG, encoded by the coding sequence ATGGCATCCGCGATTTTGAGCAGATGCCGTGGCTTGCAACCCGCTATGCAAAGGACATGGTTGCTGGCGATGGAGTACCGAGAAAGGAAGTCTGGGGATAAGGCGGGAATCTGTGCAATTGCAGAGATTATTGAATCTCCCAAAATTATTGTAAACCCACCTGATATTGGCTATTGGATAGATACCAGCCGCATTGGTGTTAAACCTTGTGCAAAGATTCGATTTACCAGCAAGTTGTTAGAAAAGCCTCTCTTACGGGAAAACTTAAAACAAGACCCTGTGCTGAAAAATATTTCTGTGATTCGTCAGCCCAATGCTACCAATTACAAGATTACTCAGCAGGAATGGCAACGTGTACATGAGTTGAAAGGATAG
- a CDS encoding PhnD/SsuA/transferrin family substrate-binding protein yields MSNSKNSYIFIKLLAFIGIFGLSGCPSSPPKSAVSSPSPVITNKQQSLQTSSLTIGILSKPSYYEELTTYLREKLGNKVQIVIDGDESIPYEEARKRIINKEWDIAFTLSPILSVAAKNNDYHFAARMFPNNPPYYQATLFTKSTSSIQSLNDLKSTNTIALGDFNSASSFYVPAYDLFGKSLRVDMGHRGKDIKDLVKTGKADVGAAAYEAVTNDKDLRIIHLSKEIPGSNVYLSPKLSESDRQIITKILLNAPDNIRKQANYGGGDESDYSQLIKISQRTEEILRCANFQQNPVNFYCSDSLPNQKSNNSNNTSEILGRINGWSRQNNEIETFNLSGKDNTVYQIVVPRKILNQIPGASNPIALQGKEVKIINVAPQKAQGQVFELKITEPNQLNILEDIPKSSIQPNYQVKQVDDGDTITVTDVSNQEIRVRFACIDTAETPKSDAEKNSDNPADKNQFLWGNKAKERLESIIKIGDQIKLNIVDTDRYGRKVAEVRLEDGTFIQQILVKEGLAMVYRQYLKNCASAGIVEQAEAEAKQQRLNIWADSQFTAPWDWRSQKRAAKKS; encoded by the coding sequence GTGTCTAATTCTAAAAATAGCTATATTTTCATAAAGCTTCTAGCATTTATTGGAATTTTTGGTTTATCAGGTTGTCCATCTAGTCCTCCTAAATCCGCAGTCTCCTCACCTTCTCCTGTTATTACAAATAAACAACAAAGCTTACAAACAAGTTCTTTAACTATAGGAATTTTGAGTAAGCCCAGTTACTATGAAGAGTTAACAACTTACCTACGTGAGAAATTGGGTAATAAAGTACAAATAGTTATTGATGGTGATGAATCAATTCCTTATGAAGAAGCCCGAAAAAGGATAATAAATAAAGAATGGGATATTGCCTTTACTTTATCACCAATACTTTCTGTAGCTGCTAAAAATAACGATTATCATTTTGCAGCGCGAATGTTTCCAAATAATCCTCCATATTACCAAGCTACTTTATTCACAAAATCTACTAGTAGTATTCAATCTCTCAATGATTTAAAATCTACAAATACTATTGCTCTTGGAGATTTCAATTCAGCATCTAGTTTCTATGTACCTGCTTATGACTTATTTGGTAAAAGTCTCAGGGTAGACATGGGGCATCGAGGAAAAGATATTAAAGACTTAGTTAAAACTGGAAAAGCTGATGTAGGTGCTGCTGCTTATGAAGCAGTTACAAATGATAAAGATTTGAGAATCATTCATTTAAGTAAGGAAATTCCCGGCTCTAATGTTTATTTATCACCTAAGCTTTCTGAATCTGACCGTCAGATAATTACAAAAATTTTACTTAACGCACCAGATAATATTAGAAAACAAGCTAATTATGGTGGTGGCGATGAATCTGACTATTCACAATTAATAAAGATTTCTCAAAGAACTGAAGAAATATTGAGATGTGCAAACTTTCAGCAAAATCCAGTTAATTTTTACTGTAGTGATAGTTTACCAAATCAAAAATCAAATAATTCTAATAATACCTCAGAAATATTAGGAAGAATTAATGGATGGAGTCGCCAAAACAATGAAATTGAAACTTTCAATTTGTCAGGAAAAGATAATACAGTTTACCAAATAGTTGTACCTCGTAAAATCCTAAATCAAATTCCTGGCGCTTCTAATCCAATTGCTTTACAAGGTAAAGAAGTAAAAATCATAAATGTTGCACCCCAAAAAGCACAAGGACAAGTGTTTGAATTAAAAATTACAGAGCCTAATCAATTAAATATATTAGAAGATATACCAAAATCTTCTATACAGCCAAACTATCAAGTCAAGCAAGTCGATGATGGCGATACAATAACAGTCACTGATGTATCTAATCAAGAAATCAGAGTGCGATTTGCTTGTATAGATACGGCAGAAACACCCAAGTCTGACGCAGAAAAAAATAGTGATAACCCTGCTGATAAAAATCAGTTTTTATGGGGAAACAAAGCAAAAGAGCGGCTAGAATCTATTATCAAAATTGGCGATCAGATCAAATTAAATATCGTAGATACTGATCGCTATGGCCGCAAAGTTGCTGAGGTACGCTTAGAGGATGGTACTTTCATACAACAGATATTAGTGAAAGAAGGGTTAGCGATGGTTTATCGTCAATACCTAAAAAACTGTGCTAGTGCTGGTATTGTAGAACAGGCTGAAGCTGAAGCTAAACAACAACGTTTAAATATTTGGGCAGATTCACAATTTACTGCACCTTGGGATTGGCGATCGCAAAAAAGAGCAGCAAAAAAAAGCTAA
- a CDS encoding 5'-nucleotidase, lipoprotein e(P4) family encodes MSKLPFTVTALVPVLLLSQLQQDTVEITSKQLNQQGMLAVNWVQQSGEYRALTYQAFNIAKLTFDTAKSKNITRPAIIPAIIIDIDETVLDNSPYQAGLLDTNNSFEITTWNQWIKEEKAKAVPGAVEFVNYVNKNGGKVFFISNRDEQSAKDAKSNDLEIATINNLKSVGFTGVNGQTVLLKGEFTKKIDGKENTSKQWRVEAVKNGNADGKRYTVIALIGDNLNDFDETIGKNNQQRRDHVDKNRSFYGMFNITKGIVKPAYIAIPNPMYGNWETGIYNPLIFKKQSPFDMTAGERNQQRRQSLNQWLGK; translated from the coding sequence ATGTCTAAATTACCATTTACCGTTACTGCATTAGTACCCGTCCTACTACTTTCACAATTACAGCAAGATACAGTAGAAATTACTAGTAAACAACTAAATCAACAAGGAATGTTAGCAGTTAATTGGGTGCAACAATCTGGAGAATATAGAGCATTAACTTATCAAGCGTTCAATATAGCCAAACTCACTTTTGATACTGCTAAATCAAAAAATATTACCCGTCCCGCCATCATTCCCGCCATCATTATTGATATTGATGAAACAGTTCTTGACAATAGCCCCTATCAAGCAGGGTTATTAGATACTAATAATAGTTTTGAAATTACTACTTGGAATCAATGGATTAAGGAGGAGAAAGCTAAAGCTGTACCGGGAGCAGTTGAATTTGTTAATTATGTAAATAAAAATGGGGGTAAGGTATTCTTTATTTCTAATCGAGATGAACAGAGCGCTAAAGATGCTAAAAGCAATGATTTAGAAATAGCTACTATTAACAATTTAAAATCTGTGGGGTTTACAGGAGTCAACGGACAGACAGTATTGTTAAAGGGGGAGTTTACCAAAAAGATTGACGGCAAAGAGAATACTTCTAAACAATGGCGAGTAGAAGCTGTTAAAAATGGCAATGCTGATGGAAAAAGATATACAGTAATCGCCTTGATTGGGGATAATCTAAATGACTTTGATGAAACTATAGGCAAGAATAACCAACAACGTCGGGATCATGTAGACAAGAACCGTAGCTTTTACGGTATGTTTAATATTACAAAAGGGATAGTTAAACCTGCTTACATTGCAATACCTAATCCTATGTATGGAAACTGGGAAACAGGAATTTATAACCCACTGATATTTAAAAAACAAAGTCCTTTTGATATGACCGCAGGCGAAAGAAATCAACAACGTCGGCAATCTTTAAATCAGTGGTTGGGTAAGTAA
- a CDS encoding S1/P1 nuclease — protein sequence MLKLHSFAKFSLLTVLSTILVWQYPAFAWNKSGHMVSGAIAYRELSQNHQEVIEKMVAILKEHPEYSKFEQQWNSLKQSNISAENKNLYLFMWAAKWPDEARGNQIFDHPTWHYINLPYQPSNASNSIPREIPGEENIIFAFQKNLDIVQSNATNSEKAVAICWLFHLVGDVHQPLHTTKLIINQYKEPEGDRGGTRFYIRVNPNSQTISLHKFWDDLILGSENFQTVRNTATKIRASYQRSKLPELRETQFNNWAKLESFNIAKQKAYINGKLSGSSDKNDGKPLPPNYAATAKPIAERRMSLAGYRLADVLNKLFGQR from the coding sequence ATGCTGAAGTTACATTCTTTCGCTAAGTTTTCTTTATTGACAGTATTATCAACAATTTTGGTTTGGCAGTACCCAGCTTTTGCTTGGAATAAGTCTGGACACATGGTTTCAGGAGCGATCGCTTACAGGGAACTCTCGCAGAATCATCAAGAAGTAATTGAGAAAATGGTTGCCATTTTGAAGGAACACCCTGAATACTCTAAATTTGAGCAGCAGTGGAATTCCCTCAAACAATCTAATATTTCTGCTGAAAATAAAAATTTGTACTTATTTATGTGGGCGGCAAAATGGCCAGATGAAGCTCGTGGCAATCAAATATTTGATCACCCAACTTGGCACTACATAAATTTACCTTATCAACCAAGCAATGCCTCAAACTCAATTCCTCGTGAAATTCCAGGTGAAGAAAATATTATATTTGCTTTTCAAAAAAATCTTGATATTGTTCAAAGTAATGCTACCAACAGCGAAAAAGCAGTTGCAATATGCTGGTTATTCCATCTAGTAGGAGATGTGCATCAGCCATTGCATACTACCAAATTAATTATTAACCAGTATAAAGAACCAGAAGGTGATAGAGGTGGTACACGTTTTTACATTAGAGTTAACCCAAATAGTCAAACAATTAGTTTGCATAAATTCTGGGATGACCTCATACTAGGCTCAGAAAACTTTCAAACTGTTCGCAACACCGCAACCAAGATAAGAGCCTCCTATCAACGCAGTAAATTGCCAGAATTAAGAGAAACTCAATTTAATAATTGGGCAAAGTTGGAGAGTTTTAATATCGCTAAACAAAAAGCATATATTAATGGCAAGCTTTCTGGCAGTAGTGATAAAAATGATGGAAAGCCGTTACCGCCAAATTATGCTGCTACCGCCAAACCAATAGCAGAACGCCGCATGAGCTTGGCAGGCTACCGTCTAGCTGATGTACTTAATAAGCTGTTTGGACAGCGATAA
- a CDS encoding NERD domain-containing protein — MVNSRDTLATKTSNRGAILKVLARLATTGIISFGVGGAVTFDRYNNYWNQTIFRVQTVDFNILSHTLPTKLSYAIIKNKPEEVQRTLDSNYSLFGLIVTDSSGQKIISYSGKDSGKSSSWKAALNPQELTKHPYDVLLDPPPVFTQWTYSDSHATERSATSVTNQGRVIGRVYYVRGVRPTFQEDIATLVTNPFSGSSRIQTYATSLMACFGATLLIWSGLEFILYKKRVDKKKAEKREDELENINKVLEVQLAERINELTLLKNQREEEKNELIRDVSRMRILNTRLKQEICQLKESLNNLPKNTENLLTLQTELEKTKLEAQENLNKQKQYQQRIEKLNHHLQLAQKKQLEANQLYKLKENELAKLQEQMKNIENSRLLAKSELQQLQSNEKKSQEIATRLEQELTNQRLEQQQLNNKLKILQSSLLESQQRAKQAQAESDKTRLEAQQNLNKQQQYQAHIEKLNRDLQIAQEKRLENNPPKAIELVQLKQQIYDAESELQKLRNNEKNSQEIATTLEQQLINQSLEQEQLNHQLELLQSSLLESQQRARKAQIESEKAILEAQQNLNKQQEYEDQIKKLTQDLYIVEDKQARTNELKENELSQLQQQIQEIENSRSLVNSELQQLRNNETSSQRIITALEQQLANQNLMQEQLNTQLDILQNSLLESQEREQQLEQREKQKQAELEALSKELEIITVEIKGKHPLNIFELSIKKSLEKHFSSERVLTQFDVGSGRQGSKFTDFIIVTNKCCIVVEAKSYKGTIESVGNPRNTGWTCDTGTRKLYIYACWGENPYQQVKTYVDSLYKYVNSSNWGKFPVYGIVVFPANSDINNNIESNIGGYYRVATLNNLITVIEQLDNQAYLQNATRYQKILQKLTGISNQQAA; from the coding sequence ATGGTCAACAGCAGAGATACCTTAGCAACTAAAACATCTAATAGAGGAGCAATACTAAAAGTTTTAGCTAGACTAGCAACAACAGGAATAATTAGTTTTGGGGTTGGTGGAGCAGTCACTTTTGACCGTTATAACAACTATTGGAATCAAACAATATTTCGCGTTCAGACTGTTGACTTTAACATTTTATCTCATACTCTACCAACGAAACTTTCTTATGCAATTATTAAAAATAAACCAGAAGAAGTACAACGTACTTTAGATAGTAATTATAGTTTATTTGGATTAATAGTTACAGACTCTAGTGGACAAAAAATAATTTCATATTCAGGTAAAGATTCTGGAAAATCCTCATCTTGGAAAGCGGCTCTAAATCCACAAGAGTTAACAAAGCATCCCTACGATGTGTTGCTTGATCCTCCACCTGTATTTACACAGTGGACTTATAGTGATTCTCATGCTACTGAACGCAGTGCTACAAGTGTCACTAATCAAGGCCGTGTTATCGGTAGGGTTTACTATGTTAGGGGTGTAAGACCAACGTTTCAAGAGGATATTGCAACATTGGTAACTAATCCTTTTTCTGGAAGTAGTAGGATTCAAACTTACGCAACAAGTCTAATGGCTTGTTTCGGGGCGACTTTGCTTATCTGGAGTGGTTTGGAGTTTATACTTTATAAAAAGCGAGTTGATAAAAAGAAAGCAGAAAAAAGAGAAGATGAATTAGAAAATATCAACAAAGTTTTAGAAGTTCAATTAGCCGAGAGAATAAATGAGCTAACATTATTAAAAAATCAAAGAGAGGAAGAAAAGAATGAATTAATTAGGGATGTTAGCAGAATGCGTATTTTAAATACTAGGCTTAAACAGGAAATTTGTCAACTCAAGGAATCTCTGAATAATCTCCCGAAAAACACAGAAAATTTATTAACTCTGCAAACTGAACTAGAAAAAACTAAATTAGAAGCACAAGAGAATCTAAACAAACAAAAACAGTATCAACAACGTATTGAAAAACTAAATCATCATTTACAACTTGCTCAAAAGAAACAATTAGAAGCTAATCAATTATATAAACTTAAAGAAAATGAATTAGCTAAACTTCAAGAACAAATGAAGAATATTGAAAATTCTCGTTTATTAGCTAAATCAGAGTTACAACAACTACAAAGCAATGAAAAAAAATCTCAAGAAATTGCTACTAGACTGGAACAAGAATTAACTAATCAAAGACTTGAACAACAGCAACTTAATAATAAATTGAAGATTTTGCAAAGTTCATTATTAGAGTCTCAACAACGCGCTAAACAGGCACAAGCTGAATCTGACAAAACTAGATTAGAGGCACAACAAAATCTCAATAAACAACAACAGTATCAAGCACATATTGAAAAATTAAACAGAGATTTGCAGATTGCTCAGGAGAAGCGACTAGAAAATAATCCACCAAAAGCAATTGAATTAGTTCAACTGAAGCAACAAATATATGATGCTGAATCTGAATTGCAAAAACTGCGAAATAATGAAAAAAATTCCCAAGAAATTGCTACTACTTTAGAACAACAGTTAATTAATCAAAGTTTAGAACAGGAACAGCTTAACCATCAGCTAGAACTTTTACAAAGTTCTCTGTTAGAATCTCAACAACGTGCTAGAAAGGCACAAATTGAATCTGAAAAAGCTATATTAGAAGCACAACAGAATCTAAATAAGCAACAGGAATATGAAGATCAAATTAAAAAATTAACTCAGGATTTATATATTGTTGAAGATAAACAAGCAAGAACTAATGAACTAAAAGAAAATGAATTATCCCAACTTCAGCAGCAAATACAGGAAATTGAAAACTCTCGTTCTTTAGTTAATTCTGAATTACAACAACTGCGAAATAATGAAACAAGTTCCCAGAGAATTATTACTGCCTTAGAACAACAGTTAGCTAATCAAAACTTAATGCAAGAGCAACTTAATACTCAACTAGATATTTTGCAAAATTCTCTATTAGAATCTCAAGAGAGAGAACAACAATTAGAACAACGTGAAAAACAGAAACAAGCTGAATTAGAAGCTTTGTCTAAAGAACTTGAGATTATTACTGTTGAAATAAAAGGTAAACATCCTCTCAATATTTTTGAATTATCTATTAAAAAGTCCTTAGAAAAGCATTTTTCTTCAGAAAGAGTATTAACACAATTTGATGTAGGTAGCGGAAGACAAGGAAGTAAATTTACTGATTTTATAATTGTTACAAATAAGTGCTGTATCGTTGTAGAAGCTAAATCTTATAAAGGAACAATTGAATCTGTTGGTAATCCGCGTAATACTGGATGGACTTGCGATACAGGAACTAGAAAACTCTATATTTATGCTTGCTGGGGAGAAAACCCTTATCAGCAAGTGAAAACTTATGTAGATTCTTTATATAAATATGTAAATTCATCAAACTGGGGTAAATTTCCTGTGTATGGTATTGTTGTATTTCCAGCAAACTCGGATATTAATAATAACATTGAATCGAATATAGGTGGTTATTATAGAGTAGCTACACTAAATAATTTGATTACTGTTATTGAACAATTAGACAATCAAGCTTATTTACAAAATGCAACAAGATATCAAAAAATCTTGCAGAAACTTACAGGCATATCTAATCAACAAGCAGCTTAA
- a CDS encoding pentapeptide repeat-containing protein: protein MSLDFSHQNLRGRSFKGQNLEDANFSYADIRGTDFTGANLKGADFKGARAGLEKHWVIGLLLVIFLISLLSGFFLIFTGILVAYFLDTKHSENFIAGILSLLALAVFCIITIRKGLTSGLGAIAFGVGIALAFALGVVLTEAAALAADGAEIRLGASALAATVALALVGGGVAIGGGEVLVITGAGILALAEALTVVLALTVVLVTVATTVITGARTLALAVAVVLAVVLAVAGAIAGTLAFTATFAAFNAAIIAGVVALFFVLFNSYIGWRSLAGDEKDTWVRSFAIAFAATGGTSFRHANLTDADFSQAILKNTDLKNANLTRTRFYEAHKLDIAKVDNTILTNRAVLNLLVTGNGRGKYYLGANLKGSNLIGADLKEANLKDTDISEATFQGANLEWANLTLAQAIDTDFTNAHMTGACIEAWNIESTTKLDNVDCRFVYLLEYPKPGTDDRERRPSSGDFQQEEFTKLFEEVINTVDLIFRDGIDWKAFVNAFRKLQIENENIELAIQSIENKGDGVVVVKVAVPVDANKENIHNNFNQNYQLALAAIEEKYKSQLQAKDNEIVSYRQQNMEMIEIVQLLANRPINVQIDNKMENSSMSEYYHSKYDQRNANNQFVDTAQPGSDVNFNQNNYTSEQKQNLADAAADIQQLLNQLGQTYSTNTPLEKQIVVTEALKQIESNPNLKARVIGALKSGGTEALKELLAHPVVNVLLAALEGWQEA, encoded by the coding sequence ATGAGCCTGGACTTTTCTCATCAAAATCTCAGAGGGCGTTCTTTCAAAGGTCAAAACCTTGAAGATGCAAACTTTAGCTATGCAGATATTCGAGGTACAGACTTTACCGGAGCTAATTTGAAGGGTGCTGACTTTAAAGGTGCTAGAGCCGGACTAGAGAAGCACTGGGTAATTGGTTTGCTCCTAGTCATATTTCTAATATCATTACTATCAGGTTTTTTTCTTATCTTCACTGGTATATTAGTAGCATATTTTCTTGATACTAAACACTCTGAAAACTTCATTGCTGGGATACTTTCCCTACTTGCACTAGCAGTTTTTTGTATTATCACGATTCGTAAGGGGTTAACATCTGGTTTAGGAGCCATAGCTTTCGGTGTAGGCATAGCTTTAGCTTTCGCTTTAGGCGTAGTTTTAACTGAAGCCGCAGCCTTAGCCGCAGATGGCGCAGAAATCAGACTAGGAGCTTCTGCTTTAGCTGCGACTGTAGCCTTAGCTCTAGTCGGAGGAGGAGTCGCAATCGGAGGAGGAGAAGTCTTAGTCATAACTGGAGCCGGAATCCTAGCCCTTGCTGAAGCCCTTACTGTAGTCTTAGCCTTAACCGTAGTCTTAGTTACAGTCGCAACTACAGTAATAACCGGAGCTAGAACTTTAGCCCTAGCTGTAGCTGTAGTCCTAGCTGTAGTCTTAGCTGTAGCAGGAGCCATAGCAGGAACTCTAGCTTTCACTGCGACCTTTGCCGCCTTCAACGCCGCCATTATTGCCGGAGTTGTCGCTTTATTTTTTGTACTTTTTAATTCTTATATTGGCTGGCGTAGTCTAGCTGGAGATGAAAAAGATACTTGGGTTCGCTCATTCGCAATTGCTTTCGCTGCTACAGGAGGCACCAGTTTTCGTCATGCTAATTTAACTGATGCTGATTTTAGTCAAGCAATACTCAAAAATACAGATTTGAAAAACGCCAATCTAACTCGTACTCGTTTTTATGAAGCACACAAACTCGACATTGCTAAAGTAGACAACACTATACTAACTAATCGTGCTGTACTCAACTTGCTTGTTACTGGTAACGGTAGAGGAAAATATTATCTTGGTGCTAACCTGAAAGGCTCAAATCTGATAGGTGCAGACTTGAAAGAGGCTAATCTTAAAGACACTGATATTAGTGAAGCTACTTTTCAAGGAGCAAATTTAGAGTGGGCAAATCTGACTCTTGCCCAAGCAATTGATACTGATTTCACCAATGCTCACATGACTGGTGCTTGTATAGAAGCTTGGAATATTGAAAGTACAACCAAATTAGATAATGTAGATTGTCGCTTTGTATATCTTCTAGAATATCCCAAGCCAGGAACTGACGACCGTGAACGTCGTCCCAGTAGTGGCGATTTTCAACAAGAAGAATTTACCAAACTATTTGAAGAGGTAATAAATACTGTTGATTTAATTTTTAGAGATGGCATAGACTGGAAAGCTTTTGTAAATGCTTTCAGAAAACTTCAAATAGAAAATGAGAATATAGAGTTAGCTATACAGAGTATTGAAAATAAAGGTGATGGGGTAGTCGTTGTTAAAGTTGCTGTTCCTGTTGATGCCAATAAAGAAAATATTCATAATAATTTTAATCAAAACTATCAACTGGCACTTGCAGCTATAGAAGAAAAATATAAATCACAATTACAAGCTAAAGATAATGAAATAGTCAGCTATCGCCAACAAAATATGGAGATGATAGAGATTGTTCAATTATTAGCAAATAGACCTATTAATGTTCAAATTGATAATAAAATGGAGAATAGTTCAATGTCAGAATATTATCATTCTAAATATGATCAAAGGAATGCAAACAACCAATTTGTAGATACAGCACAACCGGGCAGTGATGTCAACTTTAATCAAAATAATTATACCTCAGAGCAGAAACAAAATCTTGCAGATGCAGCAGCCGATATTCAACAACTTCTTAACCAATTGGGACAGACTTACTCCACGAATACCCCACTAGAAAAACAGATAGTGGTGACAGAAGCACTCAAACAAATTGAAAGTAACCCTAACCTAAAAGCGAGGGTAATTGGGGCATTAAAATCTGGCGGTACAGAAGCACTCAAGGAGTTACTCGCTCATCCTGTAGTTAATGTATTATTAGCTGCCTTGGAAGGATGGCAGGAAGCATGA
- a CDS encoding DNA-binding transcriptional regulator: protein MTIKKPLAIKQPQVGHIIRDLRLLAGLTQEQFAATLGVTYTTINRWENGRSKPSPMAKKLIEQKLDEMGAQGEDLLTKYLPN, encoded by the coding sequence ATGACTATTAAAAAACCCTTGGCTATCAAACAGCCACAGGTAGGGCATATCATTCGTGATTTGCGACTTTTGGCTGGGTTAACGCAAGAACAGTTTGCAGCCACTCTCGGCGTGACATATACCACGATTAATCGTTGGGAGAATGGACGCTCTAAACCGTCGCCGATGGCGAAGAAGCTTATTGAACAAAAGCTTGATGAGATGGGCGCTCAGGGTGAGGATTTGTTAACTAAATATTTGCCAAATTAG